GTCGACGTTTTCAGCCAGGTCGAAGGTATAGCCCTTGGCCGCATAGACCGCCATCGCGGCCAGCCATTCATCCAGCGGCAGGCGTCCGCCCATGCCCTTGGCGGCTTCCTGTTCGTAACGCTGTTTCCACGCGGCGGGCCCCTGGTCCAGGATCAGCGCCTTGCCCACGCTGGTGCTGCATACGGGCTTGCGGCCGCCGATGCGCGTGTTGACCTCGATGGGCCGCTGGCCGCCGATCTTGTCGAGATAGATGATGCCTTCATCTTCATCCAGCGCGGCCAGGTGCACGGTGTCCTGCGTCTGGGCGGCCAGCTCTTCGAGCAAGGGCCGCGCCGTCGTGGTGATGGCGGAGTCGCGGTAGGCCATGAAACCCAGCTCGACCAGCCGGCTGCCCAGGCGATAGCCCTTGCGCGGCTCGAAGCGCAGATAGCGGATCTGCACCAGCGCCGAGGCCAGCCGGTGGGTGGTGCTGAAGGCGATGCCGGTCCGGTCGGAGATGTCCTGCACGCTGCGGCAGCCTTCGGCCACCGCGCTGACCACGTCGAGTCCACGGAACAGAGTCTGGCTGGCAAGCGGTTTGGCTGTCTTGGCGGCCTTTCCGGCCTTGACGGTCTTGTCGACGGATTTTTCGGTCATGTGCTGAGCAGAGGGTGACGGAACGTGAGGCATCGACGGCCAGCGGCGCCGGCGGCGCCGATGCGACACGCGTCCTGCGCGTCACGTATCCAGCGGTTGCCCGGTACGGTCTTTGGTGAAGCCGACCGCGATCAGCGACACCGCGGCGCAAAGGACGATGAAGACCGCCACCGGGACATAGCTGCCATCATAGCGGGCCAGCAGGGCGGTGGCGATCAGCGGCATCGGTCCGCCGACCAGCGCCGCGCCCACCTGATAGCCGAGCGAAACGCCGGTATAGCGCACGTTCGGCGGAAAGCTCTCGGCGAAGAACGTGCCCAGCACGGAGCCGTAGGTGGACCAGATGATGGAAAAACCCAGCACCACGGCGGCCGTCGCGATCAGCGCCGAACCCTGGTTGAGCAGCCAGAAATACGGCAGCGCGTAGAGGGCGATCGCCACCGTGCCGCACGCGAACACCTTCTTGCGGCCAATGCGGTCCGACAGGGCGCCGAAGTACAGCATCACCGGCACAGCGATCAGCGCGGCGACCAGCACCACGTTCAGCGCCTGAACGCGCGGATAGCCCAGGCCCACCAGATACGAGATGGTGAAGGTGGCGAAGAGAAAGAAGGTGCTGGTCTCGACGAACTTGGCGCCGATGGCGATCAGCACGGCGCGCCAATGCCGGGTCAGCGTCTCCACCAGAGGCATCTTGCGCTCCCCGGCATTCTTGGGATTGTCCCGGGCTTCGGCGGCCACCTTGCGGAAGGACGGCGTTTCCTCGACCTTGTTGCGGATCCACATGCCGATCAGCACCAGCACGATGGACAGCACGAACGGAATGCGCCAGCCGTAGGACAGGAAGGCCTCCTCCGAGAACAGCGCGCTCAGGCCCGAGGTGGCGAAGTTGCCCAGCGCC
The Achromobacter sp. AONIH1 DNA segment above includes these coding regions:
- a CDS encoding IclR family transcriptional regulator, translating into MTEKSVDKTVKAGKAAKTAKPLASQTLFRGLDVVSAVAEGCRSVQDISDRTGIAFSTTHRLASALVQIRYLRFEPRKGYRLGSRLVELGFMAYRDSAITTTARPLLEELAAQTQDTVHLAALDEDEGIIYLDKIGGQRPIEVNTRIGGRKPVCSTSVGKALILDQGPAAWKQRYEQEAAKGMGGRLPLDEWLAAMAVYAAKGYTFDLAENVDGIRCVGTPVRDASGAIVASISVTSTDAYTDEARMHEIIPLVQSVARKISMLLGAGGA
- a CDS encoding MFS transporter: MSTRQSGPAMGNRPAGSHARPEAATVSEADRRRALFGSAVGSTIEWYDYFLYGTMSSIVFGKLFFPSSDPVTSQLLALASFALAFLIRPIGGIVFAHVGDRVGRKKTLVITLSIMGLSTVLIGLTPTYASIGIWSPILLTLLRLLQGLALGGEWGGGVLLAVEYSPAHKRGFFGAVPQTGALFGLALGNFATSGLSALFSEEAFLSYGWRIPFVLSIVLVLIGMWIRNKVEETPSFRKVAAEARDNPKNAGERKMPLVETLTRHWRAVLIAIGAKFVETSTFFLFATFTISYLVGLGYPRVQALNVVLVAALIAVPVMLYFGALSDRIGRKKVFACGTVAIALYALPYFWLLNQGSALIATAAVVLGFSIIWSTYGSVLGTFFAESFPPNVRYTGVSLGYQVGAALVGGPMPLIATALLARYDGSYVPVAVFIVLCAAVSLIAVGFTKDRTGQPLDT